The stretch of DNA TTTTTTAGAAAATATGCCATATAATCCCCTCCTTATTTATCACCACTATCACCATTAATTATAGCACATAAAAAGTAATTTTGCAAGTGTTTTTAGCAATAAAAAAAGCCTTATTTTAAGGCTGCTTCACGCTTTTAATATAAAATTTACTCCTAAAGATTTATGGTGCTAACTTCTAAAGACGGGTATGCATTTTTATTGTATATAAAAAAATACATTGTTTATTTTTTATCAATGCTTTGATTTTAAAAGATTTGATGGTATAATATAAGTATAAAAAATTTATATGCTGTAAAGAGGAGGAGGTATCGAAATATGAAAGTGTCTGATTTATTAATATCCAGTCTGAATATAACAGAAGATGACTATTATTATAAAGGTCAATTTATTCTCAATTCCCATGATAAATCTTTACATGTTGATGTAGCAGAGCTTGATGATGAAAATACACTTTCTTATATTAAGAATTATTTCGATATTGAACAGTCTATTGCCGAAATAAGAAAAGATCTGATAATAAGGTTGGTCAAGAAAGCCGGCATCAGTTCAAGAATTGTTGAAGGTGAAAACTATTTTGAGCTAAAAGTGCTGCAAGGCTAAATTGGACTAAAAATTAAAATTAATTTCCTATATAACTCACAATATAAGCAAGAAACTTTTTGATAGAGCTACTAAATGTTTCGTAGAATATTATGAGTCATATAGGAAATGTGTGCTATTTAACCGCTCTCTCTTTATCTTGTTTCATTTTATCTTGTTTCATTTTATTCTTCATCTATTCTTTATCACAGCTTGTGCAGCGGCAAGCCTTGCAATAGGTACTCTATACGGTGAACATGATACATAATCCAATCCCAGCATATCAAAGAACTCTATAGAAGACGGGTCTCCCCCATGTTCTCCGCATACGCCCAATTTTATACCACATCTTGTACTTCTTCCTAGTTCAACCCCCATTTTTATCAGCTTTCCAACCCCTATTCTATCTAGTCTAGCTGTAGGATCAAACTCAAAAATCTTTTTCTGGTAATATTCTTCAAGAATTTTACCGGCATCATCGCGGCTTAATCCATAAGTCATCTGGGTAAGGTCATTTGTACCAAAAGAGAAGAATTCCGCTTCACCGGCAATTTCGTCAGCAGTCAATACGGCTCTTGGTATTTCCATCATTGTTCCTACCATGTATTTCAAATCAACTCCTGAGTTCTTTATTATCTCATTAGCAGTTTTAACAATAATGTCCTTAACAAAATTAAATTCTTTTGCCTCACATACCAAAGGCACCATTATTTCGGGTATTACATTAATACCCTCTTTTATGACATTGATTGCAGCTTCAATAATTGCCTTTGTCTGCATTTCAGCAATTTCCGGGTAAACCACTGCCAAACGGCAACCCCTAAGCCCCATCATTGGGTTAATCTCATGCTGTTTTTTAATTATTGTTCTGAGTTCATCATAGCTTATATCCATATCACGTGCCAACAAAACTATATCTTCTTCTTTTTCGGGCAAGAATTCATGAAGAGGAGGGTCAAGAAGCCTTATGGTTACCGGGTATCCTTTCATTATCCTGAATATCTCTTCAAAGTCTTCTCTCTGCATTGGCAGCAGCTTGTTTAAGGCCTTTCTCCTTTGCTCTTCATTTTCGGCCACAATCATTTGCCTAAATATAGAAATTCTGTCAGATTCAAAGAACATATGTTCAGTACGGCAAAGGCCAATCCCCTGTGCGCCGAATTTAAGTGCCTGGGCGGCATCCTTAGGTGTATCCGCATTAGTCCTAACCTTCAGTCTCCTGGTATCATCGGCCCAACTCATAAGTGTTGCAAAATCTCCTGTTAATTCAGGCTCTACAGTAGGTAACATGCCTGCATAGACATTACCGGTGGACCCATCGAGGGATATCCAATCTCCCTCTACATACTTGTTCCCATTTCTATCTATAAAATATTTTTCTTCGCCATTAATTTTTATTTCACTGCAACCGGCCACACAACACTTTCCCATACCCCTGGCAACAACTGCAGCATGGGATGTCATGCCACCCCGTCCTGTAAGAATCCCTTTTGCTACATTCATTCCCTCAATATCTTCGGGTGACGTTTCAAGACGTACAAGCAAAACATTCTTTTCTCCGTTATTATAAGCATTTACTGCGTCTTCCGCAGAAAAATATATTTTCCCTGAACCTGCCCCGGGAGAAGCCGGCAATCCTTTGGCAATAGGTATTGCTTTTTTCAGTGCTCCAGGTTCAAAATTAGGATGCAGAAGAGTATCCAGTTGTCTTGGCTCAACCTTCATTAGTGCTTCTTCTTTTGTTATCATACCTTCATTCACCAAGTCAACCGCAATCTTCAATGCCGCAGCAGCAGTTCTTTTTCCATTTCTGGTCTGGAGCATGAACAGCTTGCCTCTTTCAATGGTAAATTCCATGTCCTGCATATCTTTATAGTGCTTTTCCAAAATATCGGCAATCTCAAGGAACTGTTTATAAACTTCCGGATTAACTTCCTTTAAAAGGTCAATAGGTTCAGGTGTCCTGATACCGGCAACTACATCCTCTCCTTGTGCATTCATAAGGAACTCACCATAGAGCTTCTTTTCTCCTGTAGACGGGTTCCTGGTGAATGCCACGCCTGTCCCGGAATCATTACCCATATTTCCGAAAACCATTTCCTGCACATTAACTGCCGTACCCCAGTCCCCGGGAATATCATTAAGTCTCCTGTAGACTATTGCCCGGGGGTTGTCCCACGAACGGAAAACGGCCTTTACTGCCTCCATCAACTGAACTTTCGGGTCTTGTGGAAATTCATAGCCTTTTTCTTCTTTAAAAAGTTCCTTGTATCTTCTAATAACCTCTTTTAAGTTATCTGCAGTCAAATCAGTATCATGTTGGGCATTATTTTCTTTTTTTACGTCACTGAGTATTTTTTCAAATTTGTCTTTCTCTATTTCCATGACCACATCACTAAACATCTGAATAAATCTTCTATAACTGTCATATGCGAACCTCGGATTTTCGGTAAGCCTTGCCAGTCCTTCAACAACTGTGTCATTAAGCCCAAGGTTCAATATTGTATCCATCATGCCCGGCATTGAAACTCTTGCCCCTGAACGTACTGAAACAAGCAAGGGGTTTTCAGCATCCCCAAACTTTTTCCCTATAATTTCCTCTATTTTTCGTAACGCTGCATATATTTCATCTTCTATTTCCTTTGCAATAACCTTCCCATCCTTATAATACCTGGTACAGGCCTCTGTGGTTATAGTAAATCCCCTTGGTACCGGCAGCCCTATACTGGTCATTTCAGCAAGATTGGCGCCTTTTCCTCCAAGCAGATCTCTCATAGTTGCATTTCCTTCACTAAATAAAAATACATATTTCTTCATTGTTACTACCTCCATATTTAATTTTATATTTGCTTTAATTACTATTATTTTTTATATATAGTATATTTTGTCAATCCTGTGCCATTTTATTACATATTATACAGCAATATTTTCAACTTATCATCTACTTTAATAATCAAATTTATCTTCAAAGTATTGGGAAAGATCACTTATTTTTATCCTCACCTGCTGCATGGTATCCCTGTCCCTAATAGTAACACTTTCATCATTCAATGAATCAAAATCGTAGGTAACACAAAAAGGTGTACCTATTTCATCCTGACGTCTATACCGTTTTCCAATACTA from Bacillota bacterium encodes:
- a CDS encoding pyruvate, phosphate dikinase, giving the protein MKKYVFLFSEGNATMRDLLGGKGANLAEMTSIGLPVPRGFTITTEACTRYYKDGKVIAKEIEDEIYAALRKIEEIIGKKFGDAENPLLVSVRSGARVSMPGMMDTILNLGLNDTVVEGLARLTENPRFAYDSYRRFIQMFSDVVMEIEKDKFEKILSDVKKENNAQHDTDLTADNLKEVIRRYKELFKEEKGYEFPQDPKVQLMEAVKAVFRSWDNPRAIVYRRLNDIPGDWGTAVNVQEMVFGNMGNDSGTGVAFTRNPSTGEKKLYGEFLMNAQGEDVVAGIRTPEPIDLLKEVNPEVYKQFLEIADILEKHYKDMQDMEFTIERGKLFMLQTRNGKRTAAAALKIAVDLVNEGMITKEEALMKVEPRQLDTLLHPNFEPGALKKAIPIAKGLPASPGAGSGKIYFSAEDAVNAYNNGEKNVLLVRLETSPEDIEGMNVAKGILTGRGGMTSHAAVVARGMGKCCVAGCSEIKINGEEKYFIDRNGNKYVEGDWISLDGSTGNVYAGMLPTVEPELTGDFATLMSWADDTRRLKVRTNADTPKDAAQALKFGAQGIGLCRTEHMFFESDRISIFRQMIVAENEEQRRKALNKLLPMQREDFEEIFRIMKGYPVTIRLLDPPLHEFLPEKEEDIVLLARDMDISYDELRTIIKKQHEINPMMGLRGCRLAVVYPEIAEMQTKAIIEAAINVIKEGINVIPEIMVPLVCEAKEFNFVKDIIVKTANEIIKNSGVDLKYMVGTMMEIPRAVLTADEIAGEAEFFSFGTNDLTQMTYGLSRDDAGKILEEYYQKKIFEFDPTARLDRIGVGKLIKMGVELGRSTRCGIKLGVCGEHGGDPSSIEFFDMLGLDYVSCSPYRVPIARLAAAQAVIKNR